ctccacattcaccacccaataaaAGTTAACAAGCAGATACAGTGAactattaggaaggtaaatggtatctTAGCCTTTATTACAACGGGGCTGAAGTATAAGACTATAAATGTTGCTGCAATGTAACAGGGATTGAGTGTGGTCACAGCTGGATGACTGTGGACAGTTTTAGTCTCCGTACCTGAGGAAACATGTACTTGCCTTAGAGGGAGCAATGAAGGTTCACGGAATTGATTCTTGGGATGAAAGGTTTTCCAATATGAGGAAGGATTGAGTTGGATGGATCAATATTGTTTGAAGTTTAGAAGAACAACAGgtttcttattgaaacatgtacaatTCTCAGAGATTATGACAGGGTAGTTGCTGAGACTCGTCCAGAACGAGGGGGTCACAGAGTCAGgataaggggtcgtccatttaagactgagatgaggagaaattccttccctcagagagagttgtgaatctttggaattctctctctcGGTGAGTTGTCAGTGAGTATATTCCACACAGAGATCGACATATTCCTGAGCACAAAGGGAATGAAGGGATAGGAGGGGAAAGTGGAGTCGGTGTTGATGATCAGacaggatcttactgaatggtcacatgtcCTACTCCGGAACCTATTCTGATATTCTCATTCCTGatactaccacctggaggttcccttccagtcactcaccatcccgactgggaaacacatcggccgttccttcactgtcactgggtcagaatcctggaactccctccctaacagcactgtgggtgtacctacaccaccttctcaagagcaattagggatgggcaacgagggctcagccagcgacatccacatcccagacaggagagaaaacattctttctgctcATTCACTGGATCAATAATCATCACACCAGGTGTCAGTCCCGTCTTcaaataaaatatttattcaagGGAGGAAACAAAATAAAGGTTCACAATGAATTGTTCGAGAGCTGGGCACAGTTACCACAATTCAGGAGATTTTGCTTCATTCTATACCAGCCCAGTGTTTATGGGTCCCATTAGATTCAGAGAGGGACAGTGGAATGGGTGGAGAATCTGAGTTAAATTTACAGAATAAACaatacagaaacacactcaccccctgacagcacacagcagagaatcAGGACAACATGAGCTGTTCAGACAGTGAATCAGGCTTCTCACTAAAACTCCGACCTCCCAAAACGTGTCCCACTGtgttacccagtgagcagtgtgagtGGGTCAGGGTGATTACAAGGGTTAAAGATGGGGTAGAGTTTCTCGGTGAATGTGTCAGTGAAGGTGTACAGGTGAGACATGTCCTCAGCATCGTAAAATGACACCTGTCCTCCCTCATAATCCAGGTAAATTCCCAACTTCCGGGGTTTCACTTTCCGCTGGGTGATGACATCCGGGATTTTCGATGATTTGCAGTCAGGAAGCCGGTCGATGACCCAGAATCCATTCTCAGGTGACtctgtgatctctcctttcctgttgacAGACTCTGCAGACACCCACAATCCAGTAAGGCTTGTGTCCAAGACCCACCTCCCAGTAGTGTCTCCCTGATGTGAAACTCTGGGAGCTCAAAACATACAAGTATTCAGTAAATCTTCCCAGATGATCAGGGAGATCTTGCTCCTCATTTCCGAACCTCACACTAGTCAGATCCTGGGAAATGATGAGTCGGTTGTTTGCCGTCTCCGGGTCCAGGGTGAGAGATGCTGGAACTGGAAGAGAACATGATTGGGAAGCTGTTACTGTGAGAAAAACAGGAGTGAATGACGAGACGTGTACAGACGGTGATGGGACATCACCACTTTCCTCAGCCCAGGAACTGTGGAAGCTCAGGGACagaggacgggattctctcagcccggggcctggccggagaatccccgggagcggtgcgaatcgcgccacgcccccctgacgccggcacgcgattctctgctgagcggcgctggcgtggttggctcgGCATCGGTCGCGAGCCGCTCTCTGCGgcaggcccgccgattctcgggccgggaggggccgagcggccgtcgtgggaacgccgagtcccaccggcgccgcccACACCGGCTCTCAGCCGGCCGGAACGCAGCGTTGAAGGGCgacggcctgcgggggagggggcccagagtgtgtgaagacatttctccccatTCCTTCAGCTCCATTCACTCAGCACAGATCAGCATCAATTCTCTGATAATAAACATCTCTCTCCAGGACAAGACCTTGGTTAAGACAAGTTGACCCTCATCTGCTTCTGACCCAGGACAGAGGCAGGAGggaaaaagggagggaggaacttaaaatcaATCATGGTCACCAAAGAGAAAGTATCTGGAAAACTATTGGGATGAAAGGCAActtgtcccctggacctgatgtccTGCAACCCAGGATTTTAAAGCAGTGGTTTTGgagaaagtggatgcattggttgtaatctttccAAATTCCCCCCATTCTGGACAAGTCCCAGCGGTTTGGAAATGTtccaaaaaaggagggagacaaagcaGGAAGATTTGGGCCAAATCTGTTATTTGGAAACTCTTGATGCCATTGTGAAGGAGGGAGTCACAAGACATTTAGAAAATCTTCATACAATCAGGCGGAGTCCACACGGTTTTGTTAAATGAAGATTGTTTTTGAGACATTTATCAGAGCTTTCTGAGTATGGGACCAGCAGGGTAGATAAAGGTGAACCAGTAGAtgttgtgtatttggatttccaaacgaCATGTCCTCATGTAAAATATTACTGCACAATATAAGAGTTCATGgtgttggatagaggattggcaaacTACCTGGCATAGCCAATATAAAtggttcattttcaggttggcaaactgtgacTAGTGGAGTGACACACGGATCAGTGATGGGGACACAATTGTTTCTGATCTATATTAGTGATTGGATGAAGAGACCAAATCTGGagccaaatttactgatgacagaaAGTTTGGTTgggaagttgtgaggaggatacaaagcatcTGCGGAGGGATATAGaccggttaagtgagtggacaaagatttagcagatggagtataatgtaggaaaatgtgaggtgGTCCACCttggcagaaagaatagaaaatCAGCAAATGATTTGAaatgaagatgaaatgaaaatgaaatgaaaatcgcttattgtcacaagtaggcttcaaatgaagtttctgtgaaaagcccctagtcgccacattcctgcgcctgttcggggaggctgttacgggaaccgaaccgtgctgctggcctgccttggtctgctttcaaaaccagcgatttagccctgtgctaaacagtcccttcaACAGAAAGAGacggcagaatgctgcagtacagcgggatctgggggaCCTTGTACATCAATCACTAAAAGTTAGTGTCCAGGTacagcaaggaatgaggaaggcgaatggaatgttggcctttattggaaaaGGGATGGAGTGTAGAGTAGGGAAGACTTGCTACAACTTTACAGGGGATTGGTGAGACTGCAGCTTGAGTACTGTGTTCAGATCTGATCTCCTTACATCAGGAGGGAGAGACTCTCATTGgacacagttcagagaagattcactgggctgattcctgggatgaagggattgccttatgtggaaaggttgaacaggttggtctgtactcactggagtttagaagaataaaaggttatcttattgaaacataacatTCTGAGGGATTCCTTcgtcagggtagatgctgggaggatgtttgatCTCTGGGGTAAGCGAGGTGTAGGCGACACAGCATCAAATGAAGGGGcctctatttaagacagagatgttgctatttacagcacagaaggatgccattcggcccatcatgtccgtaccagctcccaaaagagcggcccagctagtcccattctccagccctgtCTCCGTGGTCCCCTAAATTCGGCacattcaaatatatatccagctctcttttgaaacctcctgtggaatccgcctccaccactctcccatgtaccacattccaattcccaacaactctctgagtacatcattatcatggaatttacagagcagaaggaggccattcagcccatcgagtctgcaccggttcttggaaagagcaccctacccaaggtcaacaccgccaccctatccccataacccagtagccccacgggcaattttggacactaagggcaatttatcatggccaatccacctaacccgcacatctttggactgtgggaggaaaccggagcacccggaggaaacccacgcacacacggggaggatgtgcagactccgcacagacagtgacccaagccagaatcgaacctgggaccctggagctgtgaagcaattgtgctatccacaaggctaccgtgctgccccatgagtaaagaagtttctcctcacctcactcctagctctcttgctggccatcttgaaattgtgactcctagtcactgacttaccaaccagtggaaacagagtcTCCTTGTCAAAACTGttgataattttgaacacctcaataaggtcacttcttaatcttctctgctctggagaacaagcccaattttccCCAatatttccttgtatctaaaattcctcactgCTGGtatcatcctagtaaatctcctttgcactctctcaagggctttaacatctttccttaaataatgtgcccagaactgaacacaatactcgacCAATGATTTGTAGTGGTGTAGCATCACATCtttgcttttatactctgtgcctctatttataaacccaaggatccatttagccttcttaacaactctttcAACTTGCCAGGCCCCCTTtagagagaattatgcacttgaatcctgaggtccctctgctcctgtactcccctcaaagttgtaccattgagcctatattgtctccccatgattcttctactaaaatgcattacctcacatttcactgcattgaaattcatctgccaggtaTCTACccattggccaacttgtcaatgtccctctgaagtcgcccaGCGTCATCGTCACAATTCGGTATTCTCCCGagcttagtgtcatctacaaatttagagaTTTTACCCTCAACACGcaactctaaatcatttatatcaatcgtaaaaagcaagtgtcccaacactgagccctggggaacaccacttgcaactcgtctccagtctgagaaatggccatctatacctaccctctgtctcctatctttTAACCAATTTCCAATCCATGCAGCCCAGGACccttcaatcccaaacatttttaatctgctaaccaacctgccatgtggcactgtatcaaatgctttctcaaagtacaaatatacaacatccacagcactaccctcatccacTACCTGTGTCACCTTGTCAAATAACTCAATTACATTTGGTAGACatggcctgcccttgacaaagccatgaggACTGGCTAATATTAATTAATTTTTCTCGAAGTGCATATTTTTCTCATCTCATATTATCGCCTCTATCAGTTTTCCCACTGCTGATGTCAAACTGACAGGTCTGTACTTTCCTGGGTTAACCTTTGCCCCTTTCTGAAACAACggcatcacatttgcaatcctccaggacTATTCCTGTGTTAGATGAGGAATTCCATCTCGGAGAGGgttattagtctttggaattctctaccacagagaccAGCAGAGGCTGGGCCATTGATTCATGACCGAGTTCGATAGATTGTTGATCAACAAGGGGGTTAAGGGTCAtctgggacaggcaggaaagtggagtaaagGCCACAAttggatcagacatgatcttatcaaAAATCAGAGCAGGTTCACTGGGCTGGACCACTCCTGTTCTTATTCCTTCTGATCTTATGATCATTTCATCAGTGTGTCAAACCTCATTAATCACGTGGATAACAGCAGGGAGACGGTAATATACAGAGAATGATACCTGGAGAAATCACTGCCCTCATTTCCCTCCACACTTTGATGTATTTGACTGGTTCACCAGCGATATCCGCAGGTAACTGAGTGGAGACAGTTCCAGGCTTGTGAAACACCATCTGACTCCTGCAAAAACAGGTCTGGAAatcagtgtgtgttagagagacagcAGTGATCACATCACAAAACTGTTTCTTTAAACCTGCTTACCTCATCAACAGGTCCTGAATATCCTGAGGGGAAAGAAACAGAATAGATATGATCGAGTCAGATTAAAGAGTTCTAGTTGATGTAAATCCCGAGTAGAAATCTACATTTTCACCCCTCTCGCCTCCTCATTATTCTCGATCAGTCTGCAACCTTTGACACGGtcgatcacaccatcctcctccaccgcctctccactgttgtccagctgggtgtTCTGCCCGCACCAGTTCCCACTCTTATCTCTCTAACCGtagcccccatcacccctgtggttGGTGAACTACATTGGCTCCCGGTTCAACAACGTATTGatgttgaaaattctcatccttgttttcaaattcctccatggcctcactcctccctatctctgtaatctcctccagctccacaaccctccgagacatcCTCTAATTTGTGTCTCTTGTCCATCCCCGATATTAATCCCAACACGATTGCTGGCTGAGGCTTCATTTGAATCCAGCGTTCGCAGGATCAGGAACAGCAAAACCCACAACTCAATAAAGATCTAACAACTCCACTTTAACAATGCATCTTAACCCCGTCCTCAGTAGAACTCCATGGGTAGCAGTGTAAACGTCTCCAGTTCCCAGCCCAGCTCTCTCTGAGTCCAATCATCAATCAGTTCCGTGGTTACACTGAGTATCGGAATCACACTGAGATTATCTCACCTCATTCCCCATTGGACCCTTACTGACAGCAGAAAGAAACAATCACCCAACCAATCAGACTGAGGCCTTACCCAATCCCAGAGGTTAAAGGTCAGAGTGCCCGCCCTCAGTctctggaatgtttcactggaCAAGACAAAGAGATTTTGTACCTTGAGGAACTCTGGGGCCTCTTGTACCCCCAGCCTCGATTTTAGATCTCTTATTGCTCCTTCAAGAGAAGACATTTCAGCCATGGTTTTGTTTAAATTCTGCTCCATTTCCTCGAACACTTTATTGCTTTTTCTCTCCAACTCTGCTTTCAGCAGCTCCTCCTTCTCAAACAGGAACTTGTGCATCTtttcaaattcactgttgatttcATTTCTCAGTCTGTCAACTTCAGCCTGGAACAGATTGAATACAGAACAGAATAAGCAACGTTTATAATCCCAGTTTCCCGGTCTCTGTCCACTGGGATAGAGGAAAACAATTTGCATCCAGTATGACTAACAAATAATAACAGCTCACTACCGGCTCAATAATTTGATGGAATATTGGGTctgtgggagtgagttacaaataaACATTATAAAGTGATTCCAATGGTTAATCCTAAATAAGAATCATCAAggtgtgaattacagactggaatttaatcgaggggttcagatggtttatatatagaataatggatacctgggagtgagttatagactggaatctaatcgaggggttcagatggtttatatatagaataatggatacctgggagtgagttacagactggaatctaatcgaggggttcagatggtttatatatagaataatggatacctgggtgtgagttacagactggaatctaatcgaggggttcagatggtttagaaaagaataatggatacctgggagtgaattacagactggaatctaatcgaggggttcagatggttgctatatagaataatggatacctgggagtgacttacggaatggaatctaatcgaggggttcagatggtttatacatagaataatggatacctgggagtgagttacagactggaatctaatcgaggggttcagatggtttatatatagaataatggatacctgggagtgagttacagactggaatctaatcgaggggttcagatggttgatatatagaataatggatacctgggagtgagttacagactggaatctaatcgaggggttcagatggttgatatatagaataatggaaacCTGGGAGTGACTTacggaatggaatctaatcgaggggttcagatggtttatatcttGATAAAGGatgccggggagtgagttacagtctggaatctaatcgaggggttcagttggtttatatatagaataatggatgccggggagtgagttacagactggaatctaatcaaggggttcagatggtttatatatagtataatggatacctgggagtgagttacagacaagaTTTATTTAATCAATTGATGTGATTGATTAGGAGAGAAAATAAGACATTTTCACATTGTCATAATAATCTGCAATTTGCAGACGCTCCCTTATCTTGCAGTTCGGGGAGCAGCTCGCAGTGTACTTTGGAGCAGCAGCATTTTATTCAGtaaaactctctctctgactgtgtgagaagctcactcactctcaataacaAACACAGGGAAGTTTACACAAAGCCTAAAGGCCAGTCTCCTACCTTCATGTGTAAAATCCCATCCTCTCGTTCTCTTTTACTGTGGAGACTGAGGTCCATTTGCTTCTGCAGAGTTTCCAATGATGTTTCTAACTTGTTCTGAGACAGAAAGGACACAAAGGGGTTTGTCAAAGGAAACAATCATTGTCACATTCTGGAGGAGTTTTCTGTTTTAAATAGAGTGAGactagtgaggtagagaaggagatatTCTCAGGATTGACACTCACAAGTAGAAGCTGTGGGTTAATTCTGTTTGTTACAATTATCCTCCTCCAGGTTAATTcccctcctcaatcaatcctttCCTCGTTCCAACACTCTCCTATTTACATTCCTCTCCCCTTCCCTACCCctttctctcctgccctctcttccccttcccacattcgacaaacactctctctctctattacttacaccctgtccctcttccccatctACCTGTGTCAGTAGCAGTGATCCAGTACCTTGTATATCTGGGCTGCCTCCTTtattgggatcacactgtgcgtCTTATGAGCTCTGGACATCCCACACACCACACAGATCGCTTTGTGTTCATCTTCACAGAAGAGTTTCAGCTTCTCTTCGTGTTCCTGACAGTAAAACTCCTCCTGTGGCTGTGTCACCTTCACCTTCAGCTCTCTGAACTTCTCCACGATGTTAATCAGGGTCAGAGCAGGCCTGACGTTGCTCTGGGTGAAGACCTGTCGACACTGGGGGCAGGAAACATCGCCCGGGACCTTCTGCCAACTCTGAGAGATGCAGGAGCTGCAGAAATGATGTCCACATTCCAGAGTCACCGGCTGGGTGAATATCTCCAGACAGATGGGACAGGTTAGTTCCTGTGTGAGATCTGGAGACGCCATCCCAgtgctcagagtctctctctccttccctgttcAAGCTCTTTCGCTTTCAATTCCTGTTCAGGGCTGCACTTCCTGGATTTCACTTCAACTGATCAGTGACACATCTCAGTGTCAGGAACTTTGGAATTAAATCAAACTGACCCCTTTATTGTGTCTGAAGCCTTTTTCACTTTTATAAAGTCAGCTTTATAACATTATTTCTCTTCTCTCTCGCTACAAACTCACTCCTTGAAaactctctcccccctttccccacctcCCTCAACTCCCCCTGTCTGTGGAAGTCAGAAGTGACTTTCTCAGTTAAAATCCAGACCATCCTTACAGCTGTTTCTGTTActaacctcctgcccccccccccaacccactgaccaaacatccccccttcacccccacatctTTATCTATTttatctccccccaccctcccctccccaagtcCTTTCCAAATCCATCTCATCCCTGAGCCCCTCCTTAttctctctccaccctgtgtccagcTGACCCTCATTCTTACAAAAAACATCTTTTTGAAAATGTCcacccccatctccaacctcccccttGTTCCCCAAATTCCTGgagagtctctttctctctcccaaatccGGGCCCATCTTTCCCCCCTCAATCCTGCCTGAACCTCTCCGATCAGCTTCTGGACAGGAAGATGGAAAGTTGGTGCCGAGTTTGTGTAACTGGAGTGAAGAGGAACAACGCTGTGTTGGAGCTGCTCATTTCTCAGATGCTGCACATTCTCTGCCTGTGGGGAGAAGCGTCTCGAACAACAGATTCAGTCTCAatgttggggcgtcattctccgaccccccagcgggtcggagaatggccgttggccgccgtgaatcctgcccccgccggttgccgaagtctccgaagggagaaaagtcagcggggcgttaatgtcgccgctgccgcggagaatgtcacgggtctgcgcaaggcagccgattttcggcctgccgatattctcccttccggatgggccgaagtcccgtcgacgtgatgaccggtcacgtcgacgtaaatcaaacttccttttcatcggcgtaaacctgtgctccaggttcacgccgaccagcgtggaggtgagtgacggtggctctgggcaggcgatggcgtggccgcagtctgaatgcgtgaggagaggtgtgtctcgggttgtgtgtgtgtgtgtgtgcggagggtgggggaggggggtggttagagtgggctgggctccaggagagtgccgggagggggggtcagtgccggggagggccggggaggaggatggggggtccgtgccggggaggagaatggggtgtccgtgccagggagggggatggggggtccgtgccggggagggggatggggggtccgtgccgtggagggggatggggggtccgtgccggggaggaggatggggtgtccgtgccagggagggggatggggtgtccgtgccggggagggggatggggggtccgtgccgggtagggggatggggggtccgtgccggggagggggatggcggggtccgtgccggggagggggatggggggtccgtgccggggaggaggatggggggtccgtgccggggagaaggatgggggttccgtgccggggagggggatggggggtccgtgccagggagggggatggggggtccgtgccagggagggggatggggagtccgtgtcggggagggggatgggggctccgtgccggggaggaggatggggggtccgtgccggggagggggatggggggtccgtgccggggaggaggatggggtgtccgtgccggggagagggatgggaggtccgtgccagggagggggatggggggtcggtgctggggagggggatgggggggtcggtgcaggggagggggatggggggtccgtgccggggagggggatggggggtcggtgctggggagggggatggggggtccgtgccggggagggggatggggggttcgtgccggggaggaggatgggaggtccgtgccagggagggggatggggggtccgtgccagggagggggatggggggtcggtgctggggagggggatggggggtccgtgccagggagggggatggggggtcggtgctggggagggggatggggggtccgtgcccgggagggggatgggggggtccgtgctggggagggggatggggggtccatgccggggaggaggatgggggggtccgtgccggggagggggatggggggtccgtgccggggatgaggatgggggggtccgtgccggggagggggatgggggggggcaagtgagttggtccacctggccaggtgccagcctccaacagttggacccatgcggtccatgccacctggctggggggaaggaggggatatgggcaatgatgacatgtcgttgtccccccccccccccccccccaccaggccgtcatgttttcagatcatccagcgatgttggccgccgtggcggcagcagctcatgtccatgttgccctggatgaggaggaggaggaggaggaggaggaggaggaggaggaggaggagcgtgccagagaggcggcgcaggctgccgcagaggggcaggcggcagccgcccaggctggagggacacctgaccgacaggacgaggagggggaggaggacgtcgcggccccatggcaacggaggcacccgagggcgccccatgtgtaccggccccggcactcataccaggacctcacggaccgggaatacaggaggagactccggatgagccgggaaaccgtggcacacatctgccacctgctggcacacctgtcaccgcgtggccctggcgggggacaccctctccccgtgtccgtcaaggttacggttgccctgaacttttatgcaacggggtcattccaggcaccgagtggggacctgtccggca
This window of the Scyliorhinus torazame isolate Kashiwa2021f chromosome 14, sScyTor2.1, whole genome shotgun sequence genome carries:
- the LOC140389134 gene encoding zinc-binding protein A33-like encodes the protein MASPDLTQELTCPICLEIFTQPVTLECGHHFCSSCISQSWQKVPGDVSCPQCRQVFTQSNVRPALTLINIVEKFRELKVKVTQPQEEFYCQEHEEKLKLFCEDEHKAICVVCGMSRAHKTHSVIPIKEAAQIYKNKLETSLETLQKQMDLSLHSKREREDGILHMKAEVDRLRNEINSEFEKMHKFLFEKEELLKAELERKSNKVFEEMEQNLNKTMAEMSSLEGAIRDLKSRLGVQEAPEFLKDIQDLLMRSQMVFHKPGTVSTQLPADIAGEPVKYIKVWREMRAVISPESVNRKGEITESPENGFWVIDRLPDCKSSKIPDVITQRKVKPRKLGIYLDYEGGQVSFYDAEDMSHLYTFTDTFTEKLYPIFNPCNHPDPLTLLTG